A genomic window from Terrisporobacter glycolicus ATCC 14880 = DSM 1288 includes:
- the purN gene encoding phosphoribosylglycinamide formyltransferase — protein sequence MVKIGVLISGGGTNLQAVIDNCENKTINGEVKVVISNKSEAFGLQRAKNHNIKAVFENEEDKIIEILKENKIDLVVLAGYLKIISPKLVNEYKNKIINIHPSLIPAFCGKGYYGEKVHQGVIDYGAKVTGATVHFVDEGADTGPIIMQKTVVVEQDDDAKKLASRVLEVEHEILAKSIAMFCENKLTVQGRRVYIND from the coding sequence TGGTAAAAATAGGTGTTCTAATTTCAGGTGGAGGAACTAATTTACAAGCTGTTATAGATAATTGTGAAAATAAAACTATAAATGGTGAAGTAAAAGTAGTGATTTCTAACAAATCAGAAGCTTTCGGACTTCAAAGAGCTAAAAATCATAATATAAAAGCTGTTTTTGAAAATGAAGAAGATAAAATAATTGAAATATTAAAAGAAAATAAAATAGATTTAGTAGTTTTGGCTGGTTATTTAAAAATAATCAGTCCTAAACTGGTAAATGAGTATAAAAATAAAATAATAAATATTCATCCATCACTAATACCAGCTTTTTGTGGTAAGGGATATTATGGAGAGAAAGTACACCAAGGTGTAATTGATTATGGAGCAAAAGTAACTGGAGCAACAGTTCATTTCGTTGATGAAGGAGCAGATACAGGTCCAATAATTATGCAAAAAACAGTAGTAGTAGAACAAGATGATGACGCAAAAAAATTAGCATCAAGGGTACTTGAAGTTGAACATGAAATACTTGCAAAAAGTATAGCAATGTTCTGTGAAAATAAGCTAACTGTTCAAGGTAGGAGGGTTTATATAAATGATTAA